A genomic segment from Dermatobacter hominis encodes:
- a CDS encoding nuclease-related domain-containing protein, with the protein MDRRQLRSIVADLTDRRATVLDDVELPSCRTDVDHVVVAPNGVWIVDVMACTGSVELREVGGFFRTEHRLHVDGRDRTTALDTLVWQRAAVDELLGRELPTAAGTPVHTALVLLDGDRDVPDAPLQVDDHRVCSRSDLGELVAGPGPLSVDAVAAIVEVLRAEQGGRDAIDLTDRARPVVGADAVRALLG; encoded by the coding sequence GTGGATCGCCGGCAGCTGCGCTCGATCGTCGCCGACCTCACGGACCGCCGTGCCACGGTGCTCGACGACGTGGAGCTGCCGAGCTGCCGCACCGACGTCGACCACGTGGTGGTGGCGCCCAACGGCGTGTGGATCGTCGACGTCATGGCCTGCACGGGCTCCGTGGAGCTCCGCGAGGTCGGCGGCTTCTTCCGGACCGAGCACCGCCTCCACGTCGACGGCCGCGACCGGACGACGGCGCTCGACACCCTGGTCTGGCAGCGGGCGGCCGTCGACGAGCTGTTGGGCCGCGAGCTGCCCACCGCCGCCGGCACCCCGGTCCACACCGCGCTCGTGCTGCTGGACGGCGACCGCGACGTGCCCGACGCACCGCTGCAGGTCGACGACCACCGGGTCTGCTCCCGGAGCGACCTTGGCGAGCTCGTGGCCGGCCCCGGCCCGCTCTCCGTCGACGCCGTCGCGGCGATCGTCGAGGTGCTGCGGGCGGAGCAGGGCGGCCGCGACGCCATCGACCTCACCGACCGGGCGCGACCGGTCGTCGGGGCCGACGCGGTCCGGGCCCTCCTCGGCTGA
- the pgi gene encoding glucose-6-phosphate isomerase gives MTVEPFRQRPAHQALAAHHAALAGRHLRELFAEDPRRGERMALEACGIYADLSKHRATDETLDLLVDLAVESGLREHIDAMFRGDRINVSEDRSVLHVALRMPRDEHLYVDGTDVVAEVNDVLDAMAAFADRVRSGEWVGHTGRPIRNVVNIGIGGSDLGPVMAYQALRSFSDRRMTFRFVSNVDATDLVEATRDLDPAETLFIVASKTFTTIETMTNARSARDWLLDGLGRDAEVARHFVAVSTNAEEVAAFGIDTDNMFGFWDWVGGRYSMDSAIGLSTMVAIGPERFREMLDGFRAMDVHFDTAPLRRNLPVLMGLLAVWYGEFFDVQAIGVMPYDQYLARFPAYLQQLTMESNGKHVTLEGVPVDYDTGAIYWGEPGTNGQHSFYQLLHQGTRLVPVDLLAFARSRNPLGEHHDILSSNVFAQAQALAFGRTEDEVRALGTPEAVVPHRVMEGNRPTTVLLSQELTPYRLGTLVALYEHSVFTQAAIWGIDAFDQWGVELGKELALAILPALTSAEEPALDADSSTTALVRRYRALRDASPPPTSSP, from the coding sequence GTGACCGTCGAACCGTTCCGCCAGCGACCGGCCCACCAGGCCCTCGCCGCGCACCACGCCGCGCTCGCCGGCCGCCACCTGCGCGAGCTGTTCGCCGAGGATCCCCGACGGGGCGAGCGGATGGCGCTCGAGGCCTGCGGGATCTACGCGGACCTGAGCAAGCACCGCGCGACGGACGAGACGCTCGACCTGCTCGTCGACCTCGCGGTCGAGTCGGGCCTGCGCGAGCACATCGACGCCATGTTCCGCGGCGACCGCATCAACGTCAGCGAGGACCGGTCGGTGCTGCACGTGGCGCTCCGCATGCCCCGAGACGAGCACCTGTACGTCGACGGCACCGACGTGGTGGCCGAGGTCAACGACGTGCTCGACGCCATGGCCGCCTTCGCCGACCGCGTCCGCAGCGGCGAGTGGGTGGGCCACACCGGCCGGCCGATCCGCAACGTCGTGAACATCGGCATCGGCGGGTCGGACCTGGGGCCGGTCATGGCCTACCAGGCGCTGCGCAGCTTCAGCGACCGGCGGATGACCTTCCGGTTCGTGTCCAACGTGGACGCGACCGACCTCGTCGAGGCGACCCGCGACCTCGATCCGGCCGAGACGCTCTTCATCGTCGCGTCGAAGACCTTCACCACGATCGAGACGATGACCAACGCCCGCTCGGCGCGGGACTGGTTGCTCGACGGGCTGGGCCGGGACGCCGAGGTCGCCCGGCACTTCGTCGCGGTCTCGACGAACGCCGAGGAGGTGGCGGCGTTCGGGATCGACACCGACAACATGTTCGGGTTCTGGGACTGGGTCGGCGGCCGCTACTCGATGGACTCCGCGATCGGGCTGTCGACGATGGTGGCGATCGGACCCGAGCGCTTCCGCGAGATGCTCGACGGGTTCCGGGCCATGGACGTGCACTTCGACACGGCGCCGCTGCGGCGGAACCTGCCGGTGCTGATGGGCCTGCTGGCCGTCTGGTACGGCGAGTTCTTCGACGTCCAGGCGATCGGCGTCATGCCCTACGACCAGTACCTCGCCCGCTTCCCCGCCTACCTCCAGCAGCTCACGATGGAGTCGAACGGCAAGCACGTGACGCTCGAGGGCGTGCCCGTCGACTACGACACCGGCGCCATCTACTGGGGCGAGCCCGGCACCAACGGGCAGCACAGCTTCTACCAGCTGCTCCACCAGGGGACCCGGCTGGTTCCCGTCGACCTGCTGGCGTTCGCCCGGAGCCGCAACCCGCTCGGCGAGCACCACGACATCCTGAGCTCGAACGTGTTCGCCCAGGCCCAGGCCCTCGCCTTCGGCCGCACCGAGGACGAGGTCCGCGCGCTCGGGACGCCCGAGGCGGTCGTGCCCCACCGGGTCATGGAGGGCAACCGCCCGACCACCGTGCTGCTGTCCCAGGAGCTCACCCCGTACCGGCTCGGCACGCTGGTCGCGCTCTACGAGCACAGCGTCTTCACGCAGGCCGCGATCTGGGGGATCGACGCGTTCGACCAGTGGGGCGTCGAGCTCGGCAAGGAGCTCGCGCTCGCCATCCTGCCCGCGCTGACGTCGGCCGAGGAGCCGGCGTTGGACGCCGACTCGTCGACCACGGCGCTCGTGCGCCGGTACCGCGCCCTGCGCGACGCCTCGCCACCCCCCACCTCGTCCCCCTGA
- a CDS encoding MmcQ/YjbR family DNA-binding protein translates to MVRIEDVRRAAMALPGAEERASYGGRPSWRTPARMFTWVRDDPEALVVWVGSVEEKEALIGSDPDTFFTTAHYDGEPIVLVRLEVVDADEAAELITGSWRLRAPARAVSAFDARG, encoded by the coding sequence GTGGTCAGGATCGAGGACGTCCGCAGGGCCGCCATGGCGCTGCCCGGGGCCGAGGAGCGGGCGTCGTACGGGGGCCGGCCGTCGTGGCGGACGCCGGCGCGCATGTTCACGTGGGTGCGCGACGACCCCGAGGCGCTCGTCGTGTGGGTCGGCTCGGTCGAGGAGAAGGAGGCGCTGATCGGCTCGGACCCCGACACCTTCTTCACGACCGCCCACTACGACGGCGAACCGATCGTGCTCGTGCGGCTCGAGGTGGTCGACGCCGACGAGGCGGCCGAGCTGATCACCGGGTCGTGGCGGCTGCGGGCCCCGGCCCGGGCGGTGTCGGCCTTCGACGCCCGAGGCTGA
- a CDS encoding LLM class F420-dependent oxidoreductase → MEFGIAFANTLQFTEREGLVTLAQSAEAAGFDSLWTVEHVIYPDGYESEYPYDKSGKMAADASSPIPDPLIWLAFVAAATTTLRLGTGILILPQRNPLVLAKEVATLDRLSGGRVELGIGVGWLKEEFDALGVPFERRGARTDEWVDVMRAVWADDHVDFHGEFASFTGASVNPKPAGDTVPITVGGHSPAAARRAGRLGDGFFPAKGDIPELVDIMRQAAADAGRDPSAITVSTGSAGVFGDDPAAAVEELASQGVDRVIVPAFAFWRDPEATIAEFGERVITPTR, encoded by the coding sequence ATGGAGTTCGGGATCGCCTTCGCCAACACCCTGCAGTTCACCGAGCGCGAGGGGCTGGTGACGCTGGCGCAGTCGGCCGAGGCCGCCGGGTTCGACTCGCTGTGGACCGTCGAGCACGTGATCTACCCCGACGGCTACGAGTCGGAGTACCCCTACGACAAGAGCGGGAAGATGGCCGCCGACGCGTCGTCGCCGATCCCCGACCCGCTGATCTGGCTGGCGTTCGTCGCGGCGGCGACCACGACGCTCCGCCTCGGCACCGGCATCCTGATCCTCCCGCAGCGCAACCCGCTGGTCCTCGCGAAGGAGGTGGCGACCCTCGACCGCCTGTCCGGCGGTCGGGTCGAGCTCGGGATCGGCGTCGGCTGGCTCAAGGAGGAGTTCGACGCCCTCGGCGTCCCGTTCGAGCGGCGCGGCGCCCGCACCGACGAGTGGGTCGACGTCATGCGGGCCGTGTGGGCCGACGACCACGTCGACTTCCACGGCGAGTTCGCCTCGTTCACCGGAGCGAGCGTGAACCCGAAGCCGGCGGGCGACACCGTGCCGATCACCGTGGGCGGCCACAGCCCGGCCGCCGCCCGGCGTGCCGGTCGGCTCGGCGACGGCTTCTTCCCCGCCAAGGGCGACATCCCGGAGCTCGTCGACATCATGCGCCAGGCCGCCGCGGACGCCGGCCGAGACCCGTCGGCGATCACGGTCAGCACCGGTTCGGCCGGCGTGTTCGGCGACGACCCGGCGGCCGCGGTCGAGGAGCTCGCCTCGCAGGGCGTCGACCGCGTCATCGTGCCGGCCTTCGCCTTCTGGAGGGACCCCGAGGCGACGATCGCCGAGTTCGGCGAACGGGTCATCACCCCGACGCGCTGA
- the gnd gene encoding phosphogluconate dehydrogenase (NAD(+)-dependent, decarboxylating), whose translation MQLGMIGLGRMGANLVRRLMRDGHRCVGYDVDPGAIASLEAEGATGATTLEAFVEALEAPRAVWIMVPAAIVQSTLDALVPLLSAGDTVIDGGNSYYRDDIHRAEALSEHGIHYVDCGTSGGVWGLERGYCLMIGGDDEAVERLGPIWETIAPGPMADAVEPTPGRAEGGTAQDGWLHCGPSGAGHFVKMVHNGIEYGMMAAIAEGLSIIKHAGVGRRSGVVADAETTPLRDPWAYQYDIDVAEVAEVWRRGSVVSSWLVDLTAAALARSPELEEYGGKVSDSGEGRWTVLAAVEEGVPAEVITASLYQRFESRDLGTFTGKVLSAMRAEFGGHVERA comes from the coding sequence CTGCAGCTCGGCATGATCGGCCTCGGCCGCATGGGCGCCAACCTCGTCCGGCGCCTGATGCGCGACGGCCACCGCTGCGTCGGCTACGACGTGGACCCCGGCGCGATCGCCTCGCTCGAGGCCGAGGGCGCCACCGGCGCCACGACGCTCGAGGCGTTCGTCGAGGCGCTCGAAGCGCCGCGGGCGGTGTGGATCATGGTGCCGGCCGCGATCGTGCAGTCGACCCTCGACGCCCTGGTCCCGCTGCTGTCCGCGGGCGACACCGTCATCGACGGCGGCAACTCCTACTACCGCGACGACATCCACCGGGCCGAGGCGCTGTCGGAGCACGGCATCCACTACGTCGACTGCGGCACGAGCGGCGGCGTGTGGGGGCTGGAGCGCGGCTACTGCCTGATGATCGGCGGCGACGACGAGGCGGTCGAGCGGCTCGGCCCGATCTGGGAGACGATCGCCCCGGGCCCGATGGCCGACGCGGTCGAGCCGACCCCGGGACGGGCCGAGGGCGGCACCGCGCAGGACGGCTGGCTCCACTGCGGCCCGAGCGGAGCCGGCCACTTCGTGAAGATGGTCCACAACGGGATCGAGTACGGGATGATGGCCGCGATCGCCGAGGGCCTGAGCATCATCAAGCACGCCGGCGTCGGCAGGCGCTCCGGCGTCGTCGCCGACGCCGAGACCACGCCCCTCCGGGACCCGTGGGCCTACCAGTACGACATCGACGTCGCCGAGGTCGCCGAGGTGTGGCGCCGGGGATCGGTCGTCAGCTCGTGGCTCGTCGACCTGACCGCCGCCGCGCTCGCCCGCTCGCCCGAGCTCGAGGAGTACGGCGGCAAGGTGTCCGACTCGGGCGAGGGCCGTTGGACGGTGCTCGCCGCGGTCGAGGAGGGCGTGCCGGCCGAGGTGATCACCGCGTCGCTGTACCAGCGGTTCGAGTCGAGGGACCTGGGTACGTTCACCGGCAAGGTCCTGTCGGCCATGCGGGCCGAGTTCGGCGGCCACGTCGAGCGGGCCTAG
- a CDS encoding LLM class F420-dependent oxidoreductase — translation MRYGIKTSPQMTTWDAMVEVWRAADGIDLFESAWNFDHFEPILGQPRNGPCMEGWTTLAGLAALTSRIRIGCMVTGMPYRHPAVLANMAASVDQISDGRLELGLGAGWNQQEADAYGIELAPLKERFDRFDEGCEVIVGLLTEPQFSFSGRHFTITDAYCEPKPVQSPHPPITIGGDGPTRTLRAVARYAQRWNTPFTSPEILREKQEVLAGHCADIGRDPSEITITAQVIFDPDQGPAALAESCAELAEAGCEVAVVYLPETVHRAEVVESIAAALS, via the coding sequence ATGCGCTACGGGATCAAGACCTCGCCCCAGATGACCACGTGGGACGCCATGGTCGAGGTGTGGCGGGCTGCCGACGGGATCGACCTGTTCGAGTCCGCGTGGAACTTCGACCACTTCGAGCCCATCCTCGGCCAGCCCCGCAACGGGCCGTGCATGGAGGGCTGGACGACCCTGGCCGGGCTGGCGGCGCTGACGTCGCGCATCCGCATCGGCTGCATGGTCACGGGCATGCCGTACCGGCACCCGGCGGTGCTGGCCAACATGGCCGCGTCGGTCGACCAGATCTCGGACGGCCGCCTGGAGCTGGGCCTCGGCGCGGGGTGGAACCAGCAGGAGGCGGACGCCTACGGCATCGAGCTGGCCCCGCTGAAGGAGCGCTTCGACCGCTTCGACGAGGGGTGCGAGGTCATCGTCGGGCTCCTGACCGAGCCGCAGTTCTCGTTCTCGGGCCGGCACTTCACGATCACCGACGCCTACTGCGAGCCCAAACCGGTCCAGTCGCCGCACCCGCCGATCACGATCGGCGGCGACGGCCCGACCCGGACCCTGCGCGCCGTGGCGCGCTACGCGCAGCGGTGGAACACGCCGTTCACCTCGCCCGAGATCCTGCGCGAGAAGCAGGAGGTGCTCGCCGGGCACTGCGCCGACATCGGTCGGGACCCGTCGGAGATCACGATCACGGCCCAGGTCATCTTCGACCCCGACCAGGGCCCGGCGGCCCTCGCCGAGTCGTGCGCCGAGCTCGCCGAGGCCGGCTGCGAGGTGGCAGTCGTCTACCTGCCCGAGACCGTGCACCGCGCCGAGGTCGTCGAGTCGATCGCCGCCGCCCTGTCCTGA
- a CDS encoding ABC transporter permease codes for MLRLALRSARAHWRRFVLTATAVLVGVAFVVAAFVLTDSLADSIRNLLKETAGRSDFVVRAATGSNGGPGGVFGGSRAGVPETTLPQLAAVPGVAAADGIVSGPGQLLDKEGSSGAFDFTLISNWPDEPDLFGVRLRSGAPPTSDEDVVLDAETASERGLSLGDRVRVATRRGIIDARISGIAEQRGTGLITAASILAFSPTRAADLVGVPGWYSVVNVRMQPGADAAAVQSELRRVGGAEVSVFSSEALLDAAQADIEEELTNFVGLLLGFAGVTLFVSAFLIWNTFTIVVAQRTRELALLRAVGAGRRQVALSVVGEGLVVGVAASAAGIGVGVLLGIGLQRLIVALGVALPLDEVVFQPRTAVLGAAVGVGVTLVSVIGPARRATSVPPVAAISSIDATPTRRTLGRPIVGSILLVAGAVVGARALSQPAEPVEPRVQGVALGALLVFLGVAGVARFLAGPIVSVIGAPVRRMGVAGRIAARNSVRNPRRTASTASALMIGLALVATTLVVGESVRTAIRGGLTRSVTADVVVDSGSVAPFDAASIDQIAAADGVAEAVPMSIARSDTVGGPGRLTITTGDVDQMVSVVDPEMVDGRLPTGDDEIAVNRRWANDKGVALGQELTLRGGDETKVLRVVGVYQRRELYDDTFAPSAAIEGLLGVEPAARLVFVRTGPDASPSSVASELARVVAGIPNSSAEITPDFVDGRTGSVDIIISIVNVLLMFAVLVAALGIANTLALSVVERTRELGLLRAVGMSRRRMRRMVRLEGVLIGTFGGILGLLVGVGFGAALVEALPTENAELTMPWARLAVLLVVGSVLGIVASALPARRAGRLDVLTAIAEE; via the coding sequence ATGCTCCGGCTCGCCCTGCGCTCCGCCCGGGCGCACTGGCGCCGGTTCGTGCTCACGGCCACGGCCGTGCTGGTCGGTGTGGCGTTCGTGGTGGCCGCGTTCGTCCTGACCGACAGCCTGGCGGACTCGATCCGCAACCTCCTCAAGGAGACGGCCGGCCGATCGGACTTCGTCGTCCGGGCCGCCACCGGTTCGAACGGCGGCCCGGGCGGCGTGTTCGGCGGGTCCCGCGCCGGCGTCCCCGAGACGACCCTGCCCCAGCTCGCCGCGGTGCCGGGCGTCGCCGCCGCGGACGGGATCGTGTCGGGTCCCGGCCAGCTCCTCGACAAGGAGGGGAGCTCGGGCGCCTTCGACTTCACGCTGATCAGCAACTGGCCGGACGAACCCGACCTGTTCGGCGTCCGGCTCCGCTCCGGCGCGCCGCCGACGTCCGACGAGGACGTGGTGCTCGACGCCGAGACGGCCTCCGAGCGCGGCCTCTCGCTCGGGGACCGGGTCCGGGTCGCGACCCGTCGGGGGATCATCGACGCCCGGATCTCGGGCATCGCCGAGCAGCGCGGCACGGGGTTGATCACCGCGGCGTCGATCCTGGCGTTCTCGCCGACGCGCGCCGCCGACCTGGTCGGGGTGCCGGGTTGGTACAGCGTGGTGAACGTCCGGATGCAGCCCGGCGCCGACGCCGCCGCGGTCCAGTCGGAGCTCCGGCGCGTCGGCGGCGCCGAGGTGTCGGTGTTCAGCTCGGAGGCGCTCCTCGACGCGGCGCAGGCCGACATCGAGGAGGAGCTCACGAACTTCGTCGGCCTGCTGCTCGGCTTCGCCGGCGTCACGCTCTTCGTGAGCGCGTTCCTCATCTGGAACACGTTCACGATCGTCGTGGCCCAGCGCACCAGGGAGCTCGCGCTGCTGCGGGCCGTCGGGGCCGGGCGCCGCCAGGTCGCGCTGTCGGTCGTGGGCGAGGGCCTGGTCGTGGGCGTCGCCGCCTCGGCGGCCGGGATCGGCGTCGGCGTGCTGCTCGGCATCGGCCTCCAGCGCCTGATCGTGGCGCTCGGCGTCGCGCTCCCGCTCGACGAGGTGGTGTTCCAGCCCCGCACCGCGGTGCTCGGCGCCGCGGTCGGCGTCGGGGTCACGCTCGTGTCGGTCATCGGGCCGGCGCGGCGCGCCACCTCGGTGCCGCCGGTGGCGGCGATCTCGTCGATCGACGCCACCCCCACGCGGCGCACGCTCGGCCGCCCGATCGTCGGCTCGATCCTGCTCGTCGCCGGCGCCGTGGTCGGGGCCCGGGCGCTGTCCCAGCCGGCGGAGCCGGTGGAGCCGCGGGTCCAGGGCGTCGCGCTCGGTGCGCTGCTGGTGTTCCTCGGCGTCGCCGGCGTGGCGCGCTTCCTGGCCGGGCCGATCGTCTCGGTCATCGGGGCGCCGGTGCGGCGGATGGGCGTCGCCGGGCGGATCGCGGCGCGCAACTCGGTCCGCAACCCGCGGCGGACGGCCTCGACCGCCTCGGCGCTGATGATCGGGCTCGCGCTGGTCGCCACGACGCTGGTGGTCGGCGAGTCGGTGCGGACCGCGATCCGCGGCGGCCTCACCCGCTCGGTGACCGCGGACGTCGTGGTCGACTCCGGATCGGTCGCGCCGTTCGACGCCGCGAGCATCGACCAGATCGCCGCCGCCGACGGGGTGGCCGAGGCCGTGCCGATGTCGATCGCCCGCTCCGACACCGTCGGCGGTCCCGGTCGGCTCACGATCACGACCGGCGACGTCGACCAGATGGTGTCGGTCGTCGACCCCGAGATGGTCGACGGGCGCCTGCCGACGGGCGACGACGAGATCGCGGTGAACCGGCGGTGGGCGAACGACAAGGGCGTCGCGCTGGGCCAGGAGCTGACCCTGCGCGGCGGCGACGAGACGAAGGTGCTCCGCGTCGTCGGCGTGTACCAGCGGCGCGAGCTCTACGACGACACGTTCGCCCCGTCCGCGGCGATCGAGGGGTTGCTCGGCGTGGAGCCGGCGGCCCGGCTCGTCTTCGTCCGCACCGGGCCCGACGCGTCGCCGTCGTCGGTCGCGTCCGAGCTCGCGCGGGTGGTGGCCGGGATCCCGAACTCGTCGGCGGAGATCACGCCGGACTTCGTCGACGGCCGCACCGGCTCGGTGGACATCATCATCAGCATCGTGAACGTGCTGCTGATGTTCGCGGTGCTGGTCGCCGCGCTCGGGATCGCCAACACGCTGGCGCTGTCGGTCGTGGAGCGGACCCGCGAGCTCGGGTTGCTGCGCGCCGTCGGGATGTCGCGACGCCGGATGCGGCGGATGGTCCGTCTGGAGGGCGTGCTGATCGGCACGTTCGGCGGCATCCTCGGGCTGCTGGTCGGCGTCGGCTTCGGCGCGGCGCTCGTCGAGGCACTGCCGACCGAGAACGCAGAGCTGACGATGCCGTGGGCCCGCCTGGCGGTGCTCCTCGTCGTCGGGTCGGTGCTGGGGATCGTCGCCTCGGCGCTGCCGGCGCGGCGCGCCGGCCGGCTGGACGTGCTGACTGCGATCGCCGAGGAGTGA
- the pgl gene encoding 6-phosphogluconolactonase: protein MDHEQWVVEDADGVAATAADHVAQEVRRVVDERGAFTFAVSGGRSPWAMLTHLAHQDLPWEAVSIWQVDERIAPAGDADRNLVGLADAVAALPVTVHPMPVEELLGDGPGDATEDEGAIAAACDAYAASLPDRFDLIHLGIGPDGHTASLVPGDEVLGVTDHAVAVTSTAYQGRRRMTLTYPALGRTDQLLWLITGEEKREALAGVLAGDPIYPASKVEAPRSIIVADRAAHPQQP from the coding sequence GTGGATCACGAGCAGTGGGTGGTCGAGGACGCCGACGGGGTGGCGGCGACCGCCGCCGACCACGTCGCGCAGGAGGTCCGTCGGGTGGTCGACGAGCGCGGCGCGTTCACGTTCGCGGTGAGCGGCGGCCGCTCGCCGTGGGCGATGCTCACGCACCTCGCGCACCAGGACCTCCCGTGGGAGGCGGTGTCGATCTGGCAGGTCGACGAGCGCATCGCGCCGGCCGGCGACGCGGACCGCAACCTCGTCGGCCTCGCCGACGCCGTCGCCGCGCTCCCGGTGACCGTCCACCCGATGCCGGTCGAGGAGCTGCTCGGCGACGGACCCGGCGACGCCACCGAGGACGAGGGCGCGATCGCCGCGGCGTGCGACGCCTACGCGGCCTCGCTCCCCGACCGCTTCGACCTGATCCACCTCGGCATCGGGCCCGACGGCCACACGGCCTCGCTCGTGCCCGGCGACGAGGTGCTGGGCGTCACCGACCACGCCGTGGCGGTCACCTCGACCGCCTACCAGGGCCGGCGTCGGATGACGCTGACGTACCCGGCGCTCGGCCGCACCGACCAGCTCCTGTGGCTGATCACCGGTGAGGAGAAGCGCGAGGCCCTGGCCGGCGTGCTGGCCGGCGACCCGATCTACCCGGCGTCGAAGGTCGAGGCGCCCCGCTCGATCATCGTCGCCGACCGGGCCGCGCACCCGCAGCAGCCCTGA
- a CDS encoding YidB family protein codes for MALEDEFGDGRALVDQLMVVIRRDGLMDLLGGLNEVGADDVTTSWMSAGPNRPVAADQVADALGATRSQEMADALGVTREQVAAGVARVLPPVVDRLTPDGRYPDHAALAAADLTDLDVAALLR; via the coding sequence ATGGCACTCGAGGACGAGTTCGGCGACGGCAGGGCGCTCGTCGACCAGCTGATGGTGGTCATCCGGCGCGACGGGCTGATGGACCTGCTCGGCGGGCTCAACGAGGTCGGCGCCGACGACGTGACGACCAGCTGGATGAGCGCGGGGCCCAACCGACCCGTCGCCGCCGACCAGGTCGCCGACGCCCTCGGCGCGACCCGGTCCCAGGAGATGGCCGACGCCCTCGGCGTGACCCGCGAACAGGTCGCCGCCGGCGTGGCGCGCGTCCTGCCCCCGGTCGTCGACCGGCTGACGCCCGACGGCCGCTACCCGGACCACGCCGCGCTCGCGGCGGCCGACCTCACCGACCTCGACGTCGCCGCGCTCCTGCGCTGA
- a CDS encoding SDR family NAD(P)-dependent oxidoreductase codes for MNAPPAPLPTPDDARLDGRVVVVTGAANGIGRATALTAARFGARLAVCDRDADGLATLVDRLTCDDLVGGPEDVHAAVLDVRDVDAVQAFAAEVGERFGAVHGVVNNAGGTYRAAFADSSSKGDRSLVDENFTSVVAVTRAILELMGEGGSVVNVTSSEAFQAAPGFAVYAAMKAGVENLTKTLALELGDRGIRVNSVSPDGIPTWGDEALAASVRETSPFLPPPVPPIGRFAPPEECASVIAFLLGDLSRFVTGTGIHVDGGLHAAGGWHRRPT; via the coding sequence GTGAACGCCCCGCCCGCCCCGCTACCCACCCCCGACGACGCCCGGCTCGACGGGCGCGTGGTCGTCGTCACCGGCGCCGCCAACGGCATCGGGCGGGCGACGGCGCTGACCGCCGCCCGGTTCGGCGCCCGTCTCGCGGTGTGCGACCGTGACGCCGACGGCCTCGCCACGCTGGTCGACCGGCTCACCTGCGACGACCTCGTCGGCGGACCCGAGGACGTCCACGCCGCCGTGCTCGACGTCCGCGACGTGGATGCGGTCCAGGCCTTCGCCGCCGAGGTCGGCGAGCGGTTCGGCGCCGTGCACGGCGTCGTCAACAACGCGGGCGGCACCTACCGGGCCGCGTTCGCCGACTCGTCGTCGAAGGGCGACCGGTCGCTCGTCGACGAGAACTTCACGAGCGTGGTCGCGGTCACCCGCGCCATCCTCGAGCTGATGGGCGAGGGCGGCTCCGTCGTCAACGTCACCTCGAGCGAGGCGTTCCAGGCCGCGCCCGGCTTCGCGGTGTACGCCGCCATGAAGGCGGGCGTCGAGAACCTGACCAAGACGCTGGCGCTCGAGCTCGGCGACCGGGGCATCCGCGTGAACAGCGTGTCGCCCGACGGGATCCCGACGTGGGGCGACGAGGCGCTGGCGGCCTCGGTCCGCGAGACCTCACCGTTCCTGCCGCCCCCGGTCCCGCCGATCGGGCGGTTCGCGCCGCCCGAGGAGTGCGCCTCGGTGATCGCCTTCCTGCTCGGCGACCTGTCGCGGTTCGTGACCGGCACGGGGATCCACGTCGACGGCGGCCTCCACGCCGCCGGGGGCTGGCACCGCCGACCGACCTGA
- a CDS encoding helix-turn-helix domain-containing protein, protein MDTLTTGPTMRRARELAGMGRADAAQRVGVGRRELRGIERGRCAPTPEVLDRALAAYGGDELELPPRQDLVHPTDPHLLVVGDDLVRVDPFRDDDAQVLVDYVAAVRRQRRLGRDAEVRFRSHDLVQLATVLDLTAGDLERRLAAVTGTGDAAARRAARLLVLTGLAMALAGARAVPDVVVPDAPWVLPQTDRRLFDVTARTAPAAAPLFSTAERGGTVVHDGSWLARDGSRPTFTTVPSVRLEAIAELVAQCEPVSAAAEHPALPAPGRRPA, encoded by the coding sequence ATGGACACGTTGACCACGGGGCCGACCATGCGCAGGGCGCGCGAGCTGGCCGGGATGGGTCGAGCCGACGCCGCGCAGCGGGTGGGCGTCGGCCGGCGGGAGCTGCGGGGGATCGAGCGCGGTCGGTGCGCGCCGACCCCCGAGGTGCTGGACCGGGCGCTGGCCGCCTACGGCGGTGACGAGCTGGAGCTGCCGCCGCGCCAGGACCTCGTCCACCCGACCGACCCGCACCTGCTGGTCGTCGGCGACGACCTCGTGCGGGTCGACCCGTTCCGTGACGACGACGCGCAGGTGCTCGTCGACTACGTCGCTGCGGTCCGCCGCCAGCGCCGCCTCGGACGGGACGCCGAGGTCCGGTTCCGGTCCCACGACCTGGTGCAGCTGGCCACCGTGCTGGACCTGACCGCCGGCGACCTCGAGCGACGCCTCGCCGCGGTCACCGGCACCGGCGACGCCGCGGCGCGGCGAGCGGCGCGCCTCCTCGTGCTCACGGGCCTCGCGATGGCGCTGGCCGGCGCCCGGGCCGTCCCCGACGTCGTCGTGCCCGACGCACCGTGGGTGCTGCCGCAGACCGATCGCCGGCTCTTCGACGTGACCGCCCGGACCGCCCCGGCGGCCGCCCCGCTCTTCTCGACGGCCGAGCGTGGCGGCACGGTGGTCCACGACGGCTCCTGGCTGGCGCGCGACGGCAGCCGCCCCACCTTCACGACCGTGCCCAGCGTTCGCCTCGAGGCGATCGCCGAGCTCGTGGCGCAGTGCGAGCCGGTGTCCGCCGCCGCCGAGCACCCCGCCCTCCCCGCACCGGGCCGCCGCCCGGCATGA